Proteins encoded together in one Marinobacter sp. Arc7-DN-1 window:
- a CDS encoding alginate export family protein — translation MQCVTKKAGLAIAIALMGGSVQATQTGFHEALSKAEVYGDLRLRFEQVQQDNALRDAESVTLRTRLGYRTADYNGLSGLVEFEDVRNVAGLDDYNDTLGKNPNYSVIADPETTELDQAYLQYRFGDITGRLGRQVITYDNHRFIGDVGWRQDRQTFDAARLTYTPSTNLAIDYAFLSQRNRIFAESRDLPSKDHIVNVAYQTPLGKLTGYAYLLEIDEGVDNSLDTVGLRYVGRYDLEPLGIIYEAEYAIQEAESGGADFDAEYYKLNAGIDIAGVIVSAGLEVLGSDNGNYGFSTPLATLHGQNGWADQFLNTPLVGLEDASLSVKAPVAGGGLTLKYHDFRASDSPGGASDLGSEVDVVYQRKFAENYSAGIKYARYMAGDAATGKVDTDKLWLTLAAKF, via the coding sequence ATGCAATGTGTAACGAAAAAGGCCGGATTGGCGATAGCGATTGCCCTGATGGGTGGCTCGGTGCAGGCCACACAGACCGGGTTTCATGAAGCCCTGAGTAAGGCCGAGGTATACGGAGATCTTCGCTTGCGTTTCGAACAGGTGCAACAGGACAATGCACTCAGAGACGCGGAAAGCGTAACTTTGCGAACCCGCCTTGGCTATCGTACTGCGGATTACAATGGGTTATCCGGGCTTGTCGAGTTTGAGGACGTTCGGAACGTGGCTGGGCTTGACGACTACAACGACACGCTGGGGAAGAATCCAAATTACTCTGTTATTGCCGATCCCGAGACAACAGAGCTGGACCAGGCTTACCTTCAGTACAGGTTCGGAGATATAACCGGTCGGTTGGGGCGTCAGGTGATAACTTACGACAATCACCGGTTTATTGGCGACGTTGGCTGGCGCCAGGATCGCCAGACGTTTGATGCGGCCCGCCTGACTTACACCCCGTCAACCAACCTCGCAATCGACTACGCCTTCCTGAGTCAGCGCAACCGCATCTTTGCCGAGAGCCGGGACCTGCCATCCAAGGATCACATAGTCAACGTTGCCTACCAAACACCCCTCGGCAAGCTGACCGGCTATGCCTATCTGCTGGAAATTGATGAAGGCGTTGACAACTCGCTCGACACCGTCGGGCTTCGTTATGTTGGCCGGTATGACCTTGAGCCGCTGGGGATAATCTACGAAGCCGAATATGCGATTCAGGAGGCAGAATCGGGCGGTGCTGATTTTGATGCCGAGTATTACAAGCTGAATGCGGGCATTGATATCGCGGGTGTCATTGTTTCAGCGGGACTTGAAGTCCTTGGGTCGGATAATGGCAACTACGGCTTCTCTACACCACTGGCAACCCTGCACGGTCAGAACGGCTGGGCTGACCAGTTTCTGAACACCCCGCTGGTCGGGTTGGAAGACGCGTCGCTCAGCGTAAAGGCACCCGTGGCGGGCGGCGGCCTGACCCTCAAATATCATGACTTCAGGGCCAGTGACTCGCCTGGCGGTGCCAGTGACTTGGGTAGCGAGGTTGATGTGGTCTATCAGCGCAAGTTTGCGGAGAACTACTCAGCAGGTATTAAATACGCTCGCTACATGGCCGGAGATGCAGCAACCGGAAAAGTGGATACTGACAAGCTCTGGCTGACTCTGGCCGCCAAGTTCTGA